The DNA segment TATGAGCTGGAAAAGAAATTTAAACGTGTTGTGTGATATGTGATACAAAGGCGGTGTGAAGCACGGAGCGATCCGTGTAACAATATTAAGTAGGAGTATGAAACTTGAAAAAACAATTGATGGTACTTACCGGTCCTACTGCTGTCGGAAAGACCAGTCTGTCAATTAAAGTGGCAGAGAGGTTGAACGGATCTATAATTTCCGCTGATTCTATGCAGGTATATAAAAAGATGGATATCGGATCTGCGAAGATTATGACGGACGAAATGTGCAATATTCCGCACTATCTCATCGACGTTCTTGAACCATGGGAAGAGTTCCATGTGGCTCGCTTTCAGCAGATGGCAATGGAAGCCATACAAGATATCTATCAGAAGAACAGACTTCCAATTCTTGTAGGAGGAACAGGTTTCTATATTCAGGCAATACTGAAAGATGTCGACTTTTCGGGGGACAGCGGGAAATCAGCATTCCGACAGGAGCTGGAGGAAAGAGCAAGGGCGGGCGGCAGCGATGAGCTTTATCAGATGCTGAAAACGGAAGATCCTGTTTCGGCGGAGAATATTCATCCGCACAATGTAAAACGGGTAATCCGCGCACTGGAATACTATCATGAGACTAAAAGTCCTATCTCTTTGCATAATGCAAAAGAGATGGAGAGGGAATCACCGTTTTGCTATTCGTATTTTGTACTAAACGATAGGCGGGAACATCTCTATGAAAGGATTAACCAGAGGGTGGATCAGATGATGGAGAAGGGGCTTTTGGATGAGGTAAAGTATTTAAAAAGCTTAGGTCTGACCAGTCAGATGGTATCTATGCAGGGACTTGGATATAAGGAATTGCTTTCTTATCTGGATGGAAATATTAGTCTTTGCGATGCAGTGGAGAGCATCAAAAGGAATACACGTCATTTCGCCAAGAGGCAGCTTACTTGGTTTAAGAGAGAAAAAAATGTTGTCTGGATTGACAAATCAAAATATGATTACGATGAAGATGCAATTCTCAATCAGATTTTACGGATCTGGGAGAAAAGAACATCGAACAGAAACGGAGAATATCATGACGATTGATAAATCGGGAATGTATAAAAAAATAGGAATCAGCAAGGAGGTATTGGGATTTGGGACAGAGGTTCTTCGAACATTGGAAGAACGGTTTGCACAAATAGATCAGACAGCAGAATACAATCAGCTAAAAGTTATACACGCCATGCAGAAACATAAGGTAAGTGAGGCTTGTCTCTATGCGTCGAGCGGCTATGGATATAATGACCTTGGAAGGGATACTTTAGAAGAGGTCTATGCGACGACGTTTGGAGCAGAGTCGGCACTTGTCCGTCCGCAGATTGCCTGTGGAACACATGCTCTTTCTGTTGCTCTTTCCGGCAATCTGCGTCCGGGGGATGAGTTGTTTTCTCCCGTTGGAAAACCTTATGATACACTAGAAGAGGTAATAGGAATCCGACCTTCGCGTGGATCGCTTCGCGAATATGGGGTGAGTTATTCTCAGACAGAACTTTTAGAGGATGGATCTTTCGATTATCCGGCAATTAAAAAAGCGATCAACGACAAGACAAAGATGGCAACTATTCAGCGTTCCAAGGGATACCAGACACGTCCTACGTTCTCTGTCACGCAGATAGGAGAACTGATACACTTTATCAAAAAAATCAAACCTGATGTAATCTGTATGGTAGACAATTGCTACGGTGAATTTGTGGAGACAATCGAACCAAGTGAAGTTGGCGCGGATCTTATGGTCGGTTCTTTGATCAAAAATCCGGGCGGTGGACTGGCTCCAATCGGAGGCTATATCGTCGGTAAAGAAGAATATGTAAGTCTTGCTGCTTACCGTCTGACTTCCCCGGGTCTTGGAAAAGAAGTCGGAGCTACTTTAGGAGTGAATCAGTCTTTTTATCAGGGATTTTTTCTTGCACCTACAGTTACGGCATCTGCACTCAAAGGTGCTGTCTTTGCGGCAAATATATATGAGAAACTCGGGTATGATGTAATTCCCAATTCAAGAGAGGAGCGTCATGATATCATACAGGCGGTAACCCTTAGAAGTCCCAGGGCGGTCATTGCTTTTTGCGAAGGGATCCAGGCGGCATCTCCGGTGGATAGTTATGTGACACCGGTTCCGGGAGACATGCCTGGCTATGACTGTGATGTGATTATGGCCGCAGGAGCATTCGTACAGGGATCCTCGATCGAACTTTCGGCTGATGCACCGATCCGGGAACCTTATGCAGTCTATTTTCAGGGCGGTCTTACTTGGCCGCATGCGAAACTGGGAATTCTGATGAGTTTACAGAAACTGGTCGAGGCAGGTGTTGTGAAACTATGAAAAAACAAATCGTCATAATTGGCGGTGGTGCTTCCGGGCTGATGGCAGGAATTACAGCAGCAAAGAAAGGTGCTGTTGTCACAATATTGGAGGCAGCTGATAAACCGGGCAAGAAACTTCTGGCAACTGGAAACGGAAGATGCAATTTTACGAATGTATTACAAGATAAATCCTGTTACAGAGGAAGTGCAAACGATCTTGCTATGAATGTTGTAAATCAGTTCTCAGTGTCTGATACATTGATGTTTTTCTCAAAACTGGGTATCTATTCGAAGAACAGGAATGGATGGATGTATCCGACCAGTGACGAGGCCAGAGCTGTACTGGATGTCCTTTTGATGGAAGCTTGCAATCTCAAGATAAAAATCAAGACAAGAGAGCGTGTGCAGGATGTACGAAGGAAAAATCAGAGATGGAAGGTAAAAACATCAACTTGGGAATATCCTGCTGATTCCGTTATCATCACCAGTGGCAGTCCGGCCGGAACAGATGAAAAAACAGATCCTTTTGTGATACAGATCGCAAAGAAGTTAGACATAGAGACGATACCCCTTCTTCCTGCACTTACTGCATTAATGGGAAAAGACACCCGTTTTTCATCTTGGGCAGGTGTGCGTATTCAAGGAAAAGCAACTTTGATTCTGAACAGTATTCCGATGAAAAGCGAAGCAGGGGAAATTCAGCTTACTTCTTATGGAATTTCGGGAATTCCTGTCTTTCAGCTGAGTCGCTATGCAATTCGGGCTGTCTTTGAAGGATGCAGCGTACTGATAGAACTGGATTTTATTCCCGAGCTTTCAGAGGACCAGCTCTATTTGAATCTGAAAATGCGAGAGGAAAACTGTCCATACAAGACATTACAGGAGAGGTTTGTAGGGCTTCTCCCCTCAAAATTAATCCCGGTTGTGGCACCCCCTGAGACAGAACTTAGCGAAATAGTCAGAAATTGTAAGCATTTCCCGGTTGCCGTTCAAGGTGCAGTTTCCATGAAACAGGCTCAGGTATGCTCAGGTGGAATTCTTTTAAGGGAACTGGACGCACACCTTCAGTCGCGTAAATACCCGGGCCTTTATTTTGCAGGGGAGGGACTCGATGTGGATGGGGCGTGTGGAGGCTATAATTTGCAGTGGGCATGGTCCAGTGGTGCCGTAGCAGGATCGGATGCCGCAAGGGGAGTGTCATGATACGTATTTTAAACTTAAAAATGCCGGTAGAACATAAGACGGAGCAATTAAAAGAAAAGATTGCAGGGGAACTTCGGATACCTGTAAAGCAGATTCAGTCCTATGACATTGTTAAAAGATCCATAGATGCAAGAAAGCAGCCGATTCAGTATGTCTATCAGATTAATGTTACAGTCGTTCGGGAAAAGAAAGTAATCCAAAAGAATAGTAGACATAAAAATATTATGTTGACCGAACCTGTGGATTATCTTTTTCCTAAATCCGGTCATAACAGACTTTTGAAGCGTCCGGTTGTTGTCGGATGTGGACCAGCAGGTTTGTTTTGTGCTTATATGCTTGCAAAACATGGATATTATCCTCTGATTCTTGAAAGAGGGGATGAGGCTTCTCTTCGAAGAAAAAAGGTCAGCCATTTTTGGAAGACTGGAGTTCTCGATGAGAGCTCCAACGTGCAGTTTGGCGAAGGGGGAGCAGGAACGTTTTCCGATGGCAAATTAAACACTCTTGTCAAAGATCCGTTTGGAAGAAACAAAGAAGTACTTAAGATCTTTGTGGATGCAGGAGCACCATCTTCCATCCTCTATGATCAAAAACCGCATCTTGGAACGGATCTTCTGGTACAGATTGTCCAAAGACTTCGCAGACAGATCGAGGCAATGGGAGGGGAGTTTCGTTTTCATTCCCAGGTTACAGATCTGGTGATAGAGGATGGCCGCGTGAAGGGCCTTGAAGTCAATAAAAAGGAAGTGCTGTCCTGTCAAGTAGTGATTCTTGCCATCGGGCACAGTGCAAGAGATACATTTTCCATGCTCAGCAAAAATTCTCTGCACATGGAAGAAAAGTCATTTGCAGTAGGTGTCCGGATTGAACATCCCCAGAAAATGATTACAGAAGATCAATATGGGAAGAATGCTTCGGCAATACTGGGTCCGGCAAGTTACAAACTTACACATAAGCTTGCAGATAGCAGGGGAATCTACTCTTTTTGCATGTGTCCAGGCGGTTATGTAGTGAATGCCTCTTCACAAACAGGGTTTCTTGCAGTCAATGGAATGAGTTATCATGGCAGAAATAGTTTAAATGCAAACAGTGCATTAGTTGTCACTGTAAATCCGTCTGATTACAGAGAGTATCACGAGGCAGGAAACAGCCGTTGTCTGGACGGAGTATTCTTTCAACGATATCTGGAGAGGGCTGCATGGCAGTTGGCTGTCGGAAAAGTACCGGTCCAGTTGTTTGAAGATTTTAAGGAAAACAGAAGAAGTGTTTTGTTGGGAGAAATCTCCCCTTGTATTATGGGAAAATACGAACTATCGAATGTCAGAGAGATTCTGCCTCCTGTGATTGGGGAATCCATTGCAGACGGGATTCGTGCTTTTGGTGAGAAAATTAAGGGCTTTGACAGACCAGATGCACTGATATCTGGTGTGGAGAGTCGTACTTCTTCTCCGGTTAAGATCATAAGAGATGAAAGTTTCGAATCCTCTCTCAAAGGACTTTATCCTTGCGGTGAAGGTGCCGGATACGCGGGAGGAATCACTTCTGCGGCAATGGATGGTATCAAGGCTGCAGAGGCAGTCTGTAAAAAATATATGAAATTATAATAAGGCATATACATTATTTTTGAGATGTGATAGAATTAAAAATACAGTGTATTCTCACTTCGTATGCACACTATTCGGGGATTAATTGTAATACGTGTAAGTCTGGGAAGAGAGCGGAGGAGGAAATATGCTTATGAAAACACGAATGAAAGAAATGCCAAAAGATCAGCGTCCTTATGAGAAATGCCTCAGATACGGTGCCGCAATGCTCTCAGATACAGAACTTCTGGCAGTGATTCTGCGTACGGGATCAGCCGGCTGTTCCTGCCTGGATCTGGCGTCCGAAGTCCTAAAAGCTTCAAAGCTTGAGGAAGGGCTTCTTGGTATTCACCATTTAAGCCTGCAGGACTTACAATCCATAAAAGGAGTCGGCAAGGTCAAGGCGGTACAGATCAAGTGTATCGGGGAATTATCAAAACGGATTGCCAGCGAGAGCACCCGACAGAAACTTACATTTGATAATCCGGATACAATTGCTGATTATTATATGGAGTTGCTGCGTCATGAGGAACAGGAGAAAATTATCTGTATGATGCTTGATACGAAGAACCATTTTCTGGGTGATGTGGTGCTGACGATAGGGACGGTAAACAGTTCTTTGTTATCTCCCAGAGAACTTTTCCTCGAAGCACAGAAATTTCATGCGGTGCATATTATATTGCTTCACAATCACCCCAGCGGTGATGCAACACCCAGCAAAGAAGATATACAAATCACTGCACGAATTAAAAGGGCAGGAGAATTACTTGGCATTACACTCCTTGATCATATTGTGATAGGAGATCACTGCTATACCAGTATCCTGACATCATAATACCAAAGAGGGGATATACTCACTCATGATGTTACATAATAGTTTCGGGGTGGATTTAGGAAGCAGCACTTTAAAAATCTACGATCAACGAAAAGACAAAATTACAAAAGAAAAAAACATGATTGCTCTTCGAGACAAGGATGAGGTATTGGCTATCGGAAATGATGCCTACGAAATGTTTGAAAAGACACCAAAGAATATAAAGATCATGGAACCTGTCAATAACGGCAGGATTGGTGATGTTTTTTTAACAGAGGCGATCCTGCATACACTTTTAAATCGAAGCGGTTCAAGCGTGGGATATCGTCCGGTTTTATACTTTGCAGTGCCAACTGGGCTGACCAAGATTGAAAAAAGAGCTTATTATGCTGTTGCTCACCGCGGAAAATTAAGAAAATGCAAAATTTTTCTGGTTGACAGACCGATTGTCGATGCCATTGCACTTGGCATTCCTTTAAACCGTACCAAAGGATCTATGATCATGAATATCGGCTCCCAGTGTACTGAGGTATCCGTAATTGCGGATGGAAGAGTGATTATCAGCAGACAGATTCCAATTGGAGGCAAACAGTTTAATGATTCGATCCGCAGCAATATACGAAAGAAAAACAATTTGCAGGTAGGCATACGGACGGCAAAACGTCTGAAGCTGTCTCTGGCTGATATGGTTCCTCAAAAGAAACAGGGCCGTAAGGTTATGGGGATGGACTGCGTAAACGGACTTGTGAGAGATGGAATTGTCACAACGACAACGGTAAATCTGGCAATTATGGATCTTGCAAGACAGATTGCGTCACAGACACGTGAGATTATTCAGAGAATTCCACCGCAGATTCGTGCAAACATTGAAAAAGAAGGGATTTATCTCACCGGCGGAAGTACCAGAATTCCCCATATGGATCAGTTCCTAAGCAGAGAACTGGAATATTCCGTACAGCAATCACTTTATTACGATTTGTGTACGGTCTGTGGTCTGAAAGAACTGATCACGCATCCTGTCCTGCACCGGTATGCATATCCTGTGACAAAACAATAGAATGAATTGCTGTAAGGGGAACAAGAATGAAGAAAAAGAAAAGATTCCAATTAAATAGTAAACATTTACTGATAGCTCTGACCTTTGTGTGCGTCAGTGCTGCAGCTCTTACTCTGACAAACCAGAATTCCTCCGGTCCGGTGAGAACTATTGCCGGATATGCAATTGTTCCTTTTCAAAATGGCATCAATCAAATTGGAAAATGGCTGTCAGGCAAAGGGCAGCGCTTCAAGAATGCAGATAAGCTGGCAAGTGAAAACAAAGAGCTGAAAGAACATATCAGTTCCCTGACGGAACAAAATAATTTACTGGTACAGCAGCAGGGGGAACTCAGTGAGCTGAAAAAGCTTTATCAGATTGATAAGACCTATTCGGAATACGAGAAAGTGGCTGCTGAGGTTATAGCACGTGATCCAGGGAATTGGTTTAATACATTCACGATAAACCGGGGATCCAGGCAGGGAATAAAAAAAGATATGAATGTGATTGCAGACGGGGGGCTTGTTGGACTCGTGACTGAGGTCGGCCCGGACTGGGCAACTGTGAAGTCAATCATCGATGATTCAAGCAATGTAAGTGCTATGACGGTCTCGACAAATGATACCTGCATTGTATCTGGAGATCTGCGGCTTATGGAACAGGGAAAACTTGCTTTTAGCCAGATGAAATCAGAAAACGCCGTCACGGTCGGCGAAAAGATTGTGACATCGGAAATCAGCGATAAATATCTGAAGGGAATTTTAATCGGCTATGTAAGTGATGTGAACGAAGATTCCAATCATCTGACGAGTACGGGATACCTGATTCCGGTTGTGGATTTTGAACATATCAGTGATGTACTGGTGATTAAGCAGTTAAAGCAGACAGGAGGCAATTAAATGCGCAGGAAAGTGGCGATTGCCATTCTGATCATAGCTACGTTTATTGTACAGACTACCGTATTTCAAAGATTGCAGGTTGCATCGGTTGCTCCAAACTTGCTGCTTATATTGACAGTATCTTTTGGATTCATGCGGGGAAAAAAGAGTGGGATGTGGATCGGATTTTTCTGCGGACTCTTTATTGACTTGCTTTACGGACAGACAATAGGAATTCATGCACTGATCTATATGTACCTTGGATATCTGAATGGTTTTTTATATAAGGTCTTTTATGATGATGATATTAAAGTACCGGTTCTATTGATTGGAGTCAGTGACTTTGCTTACTGTCTTGTCACGTATATATTTCAGTTCCTGATGAGAGTAAGATTGGATTTTACGGACTATCTCCATCATATTATTATTCCGGAAGTGGTATACACCATGATTATATCAATTGTTTTTTACCGTTTTCTTTATAAGCTAAATCAGAAATTCGTTGAGAATGAAATGGAAGGACAGGAGTTACCTTGGTTAAAAAGATAAAAAAATGGCTAAGTGAGGGTGGGAAAAAGCGCAGTGGAATCTTACTTGGGATATTTGTGATTATGACAGGTGTCCTTATTTACCGGGTGTTCTCACTTCAGGTAATCCATGGAAAGGAGTATGCTGAAGATTTCAATTTAAAGATTACGAAGACAAGACCCTTAAAAAGTACCCGGGGAAATATCTATGACCGCAATGGAAATCTGCTCGCTTACAATCAACTATCCAATTCCGTGACTCTTGAGGATAACGGGAGCTATAGCGGACGCAGAGAAAAGAATCTGTCTTTAAATGGTGAGATCTATCACTTGATTCAGATCATTCAGAAAAATGGTGATACTCTTGATTCGGACTTCCATATCAAGGTTGACGCCAATGATAATTATGTTTTTGACCTGGAGGAGAACAGTACAGCCCTGAATCGTTTTCGTGCTGATGTATTTGGCAAAAAGACAATTGAAGAGCTGAAACCTGAGGAAAAGAGTGCCACTCCTGACGATATTATGAATCATCTGATAGATGGAAAGAATGAATCTTGTTTCGGCTTGATTAATTCGAAGACTCCGTATAAAGAAACCGAGCTTAAAGAGGCCGGGCTTCCCAAAGAACTTTCAAAATCAGAGCAGCTTTCAATTGTCAATGTTCGTTATCAGCTTCGACTGACAGAATTTATGAAATATTTAAGTGTAACAGTTGCAAGAGATGTCAGTGATGCGACTGTAGCTGCAGTAAAAGAGAACCAAAGCGATCTTCAGGGAGTAAATATACAGGAAGATTCGAAACGCGTCTACACAGATCCGGAATATTTTGCATCAATTCTCGGCTATACGGGAAAACCATCTGCTGAAGAACTGGAAGAACTTCAAGCTGAAAATAAATCTTATAGCAGCAATTCAATTATCGGAAAATCTGGCATGGAAAAATTTATGGAAACCACTTTGCAGGGAAAAGATGGCGAAGAAAAAGTCGTGGTAGACAGCGGCGGAAAAGTGCTTCAGGTTCTTAAAGGTTCCAGAAGAGAGCCAACAACGGGGGACAATGTTTACCTTTCTCTGGATAAAGATCTGCAGAAGGCTTTTTATAAGATCCTGGAACAAAGAATCGCCGGTGTACTGGTGTTTAACCTTCAAAACATAAAGAATATTGACAAAAATGTGATCAATGATAACAGTTCTTTTCCTATTCCAATTTATGATGTGTATTCGGCTTTGATTGACAATAGTGTGATCGATATCAGCCATTTTGGAAAGGATGATGCCACACAGCTGGAAAAGAATGTTTTGGCAAAGTTCAATGAAAAACAAAGGGAGACATTCGATAAGATTCAGATAGAATTGACGGGATCCAAACCAAAGAGTTATAATGATCAAAGTGAAGAGATGCAGACATACATGACTTATATTGTCGATGATATGCTGACAAAGGATACTGGTATTCTTGATCCGGATAAAATAGAAAAATCAGATGAAGTATACAAAAAGTGGAAAGACGGGACAATTAGTCTGCAGGAGTACCTGACGTATGCAGCCAGTCAGAACTGGATTGATATCACGCAGATATCAGACGAAAAGACGTATCTGAATTCGACAGAAGTCTATTCATCACTGGCACGATATATATCTGAAAAGTTATCTTTGGACAACAATTTCAGTAAGTTGTTGTATCACTATATGATTATGGATGACATAATTTCAGGTACGGATATCTGTCAGCTTTTATATGATCAGAATCTTCTCACAAAAGATGACGATGAATATCAGCAGTTTACCACAGGAAAGCTGACTCCGTTCGACCTTCTGAGAAGCAAGATAGAAAAACTGGAAATTACTCCAGCGCAGCTTGCATTGGATCCGTGTTCCGGTTCTATTGTGGTTACTGATCCGAATACTGGAAAACTACTTGCATGTGTCTCTTATCCGGGGTATGATAATAATAAACTTGCCAATCAGATGGATGCTTCGTATTTTCAGAAACTTAACAGTGATTTGTCCTCACCGTTCTATAACAAGGCAACACAGCAGAGGACGGCACCGGGTTCAACATTTAAACTGGTAACCACTGCGGCAGGTCTGACAGAAGGTGTAATAGATAAGAATACAACTGTCAACTGTACAGGAAGATTCGGTGTTGGCCTGGTAGACCCTTCGGATGAATTGAACTGTGTGGCTCTTTCCGGTCACGGACCTTTAAGCATTGTCAATGCGATCAAAGAGTCCTGTAACGTCTTTTTCTGTACGGTTGCTTATAAACTAGGGCTTGATGAGAACAACCATTTTTCTCAGAATCTGGCTCTTAGTCAGATACAAAAATATGCGAATATGTTCCAGCTGGGAGAAAAAACCGGTATTGAGATCACGGAGAGTAAATCTCAGGTTACAACGACTCTGCCAATTCCCTCGGCTATCGGACAGGCTACACATAGTTATACGACGGTATCGCTGGCTCGGTATGCATCTACACTTGAGAATGAGGGAACTAATTATAAACTTTCTCTTCTGGACAAGATTACAGATGCATCTGATAAAACAGTCCGGAATATTGAACCTGAGGTTACCGGAAACGTGGAGCTTGCAAACGGCACTTGGGATATTATTCATGAAGGTATGAACAAGGTAGCTAAAAAGATTCCTGAATTGAATCAGCTTCCCGTTGAAGTCTATGGAAAGACAGGTACGGCAGAAGAGTCCGATACCCGTCCAAACCACGGATTGTTTATAGGATTTGCTCATGGCGAGGGAAAAGAAGATATTGCGATGGCAATCCGGATTCCATATGGTTATTCTTCTACCAATGCAGCAATGGTAGCTAAGGATATATTAAGTTACTACTATAATGTGGAAGATAAAGATGATGTCCTGACTGGAGTTGCTGATTCCGAAGGGGCTTCGAATGTACGGACAGATTAAGGGGGTTAAAACTTCCCACCACGAAAGATGAGAAATTAACGTGAGATCACCGGGAGGTATTATATGAGTGAAGTAATTGTTGTTACATCAGGTAAGGGCGGCGTTGGAAAGACTACCACTGCTGCCAACATAGGAATTGGTCTCGCTCAGCTGGGCAGACGTGTAGTGATGGTCGACACCGATATCGGCCTTCGAAATCTGGATGTGGTTCTGGGACTTGAAAACAGGATTGTCTATAATCTGGTTGATGTGATTGAAGGAAACTGCAGATTAAAGCAGGCACTGATCAAAGATAAACGATATCCGGATCTTTTCCTTCTTCCTTCGGCACAGACAAGAGATAAGACATCTGTCTCTCCGGAACAGATGGTGAAACTTTGTGAACAGCTTCGGGAGGAGTTTGATTTTATTCTTCTGGATTGTCCTGCGGGTATTGAACAAGGGTTTGAGAATGCAATTGCAGGTGCAGAGAAGGCAATCGTGGTGACTACCCCCGAGGTTTCGGCAATACGCGATGCTGACCGGATTATAGGACTGTTAGAAGCACATGATCTGCGCGAAATCGGACTTGTAATCAATCGGATTCGTCCCGATATGGTGCGAAGAGGTGAGATGATGTCCGTAGACGATGTTGTAGATATCTTGGCTGTTTCCCTGTTGGGAGTCATTCCCGATGATGAACAGATTGTGGTTGCAACTAATCAGGGTGAATCTGTAACCGGATGCGATTCTGATTCGGGCAGAGCCTTCGTCAATATAAGCAAAAGACTTACCGGTGAAGAGGTTCCATTCCAGACTTTTAACGAGAAGAGGGGACTTATCAGCCGCCTTTTCAGACATTAGGTGTCGCTATGCGTGTATTCCTACGAAAAAAGAAGACCCCTAAGACGATTGCGAAAGAACGTCTGTCTAATCTGCTTCTTGCAGAGAGGATGGATTGTTCGCCACGCATGATGCTAATGATGAAGAATGATATTACACAGACAATTAATCGATACATACCGGTGAATGAAGATGATATCATATGTCAGATCAGGCATACACCGGCAGTACTGATATACGAAATACCGATAAAACGAACAGAGGATACGCATGTTAAAACGCTATAAAATACGTAACTACAATTTCAGATTGGTTATAATGCTTGTTGCCATTTCAAGCCTGGGTGTCCTGCTGGTTGGCTCCGCCGATCCAACGCTGCAAAGAAAGCAGCTGATTGGTGTGATTGGCGGGCTGATCCTGATGCTTATTGTTTCACTGATGGATTTCAGCTGGCTTCTGAATTTTTACTGGATCATCTATGCTTTGAATATAGCACTTCTGATTATAGTTGTACTTATGGGAAGCAGCAAAAAGGGTGCTTCCAGATGGATACAGATACGTGGCTTTCAGTTTCAGCCGACAGAAGTATGCAAGATTTTGCTGATTATGTTTTTTGCCATGTTTCTGATGAAACATGAAGATGATTTGAATACATTTAGAACGATTGTCGAATCTTTGGCACTTATTGCAGTTCCTTTGATTTTAATAGCGAAACAGCCAGATCTGAAAAACACCCTTACGATTGCCGTGATATTTTGTATTTTGATGTATGTAGCAGGTCTGAGCTATAAAATTATCGGAGGAACGATACTTGTCGTTATACCGCTTATCGTGGTGCTTCTACTATTGATCACACAGACGGACCTGCCAATCATTAATAATTATCAGAAAAATCGTATCATGGCAAAAATATTTTCCGAAGATGCGGAGTACAGCGATGATCTAAGACAGCAGGAAAATTCGATTACAGCAATTGGCTCGGGACAGTTAGGTGGAAAAGGTCTTAACAATAACGAGGTGTCTTCTGCAAACAAAGGTAAGTTTGTGGCTGAGAGTCAGAACGATTTTATCTTTGCGGTGGCAGGTGAAGAACTCGGATTTGCAGGGTCATGTACCTTGCTGCTTTTGCTGTTTGGCATTGTTTTTGAATGCATACGCATGGGCGGCCGGGCAAAGGATCTTTCCGGTACACTTATATGCTGTGGTATGGCATCTTTGGTGGCAATACAAGGGTTTATTAATATAGCTGTTGCAACCGGACTGTTTCCCAATACAGGGACACCACTGCCGTTTGTCAGTTATGGTCTT comes from the Blautia liquoris genome and includes:
- the mreC gene encoding rod shape-determining protein MreC, giving the protein MKKKKRFQLNSKHLLIALTFVCVSAAALTLTNQNSSGPVRTIAGYAIVPFQNGINQIGKWLSGKGQRFKNADKLASENKELKEHISSLTEQNNLLVQQQGELSELKKLYQIDKTYSEYEKVAAEVIARDPGNWFNTFTINRGSRQGIKKDMNVIADGGLVGLVTEVGPDWATVKSIIDDSSNVSAMTVSTNDTCIVSGDLRLMEQGKLAFSQMKSENAVTVGEKIVTSEISDKYLKGILIGYVSDVNEDSNHLTSTGYLIPVVDFEHISDVLVIKQLKQTGGN
- the mreD gene encoding rod shape-determining protein MreD, which translates into the protein MRRKVAIAILIIATFIVQTTVFQRLQVASVAPNLLLILTVSFGFMRGKKSGMWIGFFCGLFIDLLYGQTIGIHALIYMYLGYLNGFLYKVFYDDDIKVPVLLIGVSDFAYCLVTYIFQFLMRVRLDFTDYLHHIIIPEVVYTMIISIVFYRFLYKLNQKFVENEMEGQELPWLKR
- a CDS encoding penicillin-binding transpeptidase domain-containing protein, whose amino-acid sequence is MVKKIKKWLSEGGKKRSGILLGIFVIMTGVLIYRVFSLQVIHGKEYAEDFNLKITKTRPLKSTRGNIYDRNGNLLAYNQLSNSVTLEDNGSYSGRREKNLSLNGEIYHLIQIIQKNGDTLDSDFHIKVDANDNYVFDLEENSTALNRFRADVFGKKTIEELKPEEKSATPDDIMNHLIDGKNESCFGLINSKTPYKETELKEAGLPKELSKSEQLSIVNVRYQLRLTEFMKYLSVTVARDVSDATVAAVKENQSDLQGVNIQEDSKRVYTDPEYFASILGYTGKPSAEELEELQAENKSYSSNSIIGKSGMEKFMETTLQGKDGEEKVVVDSGGKVLQVLKGSRREPTTGDNVYLSLDKDLQKAFYKILEQRIAGVLVFNLQNIKNIDKNVINDNSSFPIPIYDVYSALIDNSVIDISHFGKDDATQLEKNVLAKFNEKQRETFDKIQIELTGSKPKSYNDQSEEMQTYMTYIVDDMLTKDTGILDPDKIEKSDEVYKKWKDGTISLQEYLTYAASQNWIDITQISDEKTYLNSTEVYSSLARYISEKLSLDNNFSKLLYHYMIMDDIISGTDICQLLYDQNLLTKDDDEYQQFTTGKLTPFDLLRSKIEKLEITPAQLALDPCSGSIVVTDPNTGKLLACVSYPGYDNNKLANQMDASYFQKLNSDLSSPFYNKATQQRTAPGSTFKLVTTAAGLTEGVIDKNTTVNCTGRFGVGLVDPSDELNCVALSGHGPLSIVNAIKESCNVFFCTVAYKLGLDENNHFSQNLALSQIQKYANMFQLGEKTGIEITESKSQVTTTLPIPSAIGQATHSYTTVSLARYASTLENEGTNYKLSLLDKITDASDKTVRNIEPEVTGNVELANGTWDIIHEGMNKVAKKIPELNQLPVEVYGKTGTAEESDTRPNHGLFIGFAHGEGKEDIAMAIRIPYGYSSTNAAMVAKDILSYYYNVEDKDDVLTGVADSEGASNVRTD
- the minD gene encoding septum site-determining protein MinD, giving the protein MSEVIVVTSGKGGVGKTTTAANIGIGLAQLGRRVVMVDTDIGLRNLDVVLGLENRIVYNLVDVIEGNCRLKQALIKDKRYPDLFLLPSAQTRDKTSVSPEQMVKLCEQLREEFDFILLDCPAGIEQGFENAIAGAEKAIVVTTPEVSAIRDADRIIGLLEAHDLREIGLVINRIRPDMVRRGEMMSVDDVVDILAVSLLGVIPDDEQIVVATNQGESVTGCDSDSGRAFVNISKRLTGEEVPFQTFNEKRGLISRLFRH
- a CDS encoding cell division topological specificity factor MinE, yielding MRVFLRKKKTPKTIAKERLSNLLLAERMDCSPRMMLMMKNDITQTINRYIPVNEDDIICQIRHTPAVLIYEIPIKRTEDTHVKTL
- a CDS encoding FtsW/RodA/SpoVE family cell cycle protein; this encodes MLKRYKIRNYNFRLVIMLVAISSLGVLLVGSADPTLQRKQLIGVIGGLILMLIVSLMDFSWLLNFYWIIYALNIALLIIVVLMGSSKKGASRWIQIRGFQFQPTEVCKILLIMFFAMFLMKHEDDLNTFRTIVESLALIAVPLILIAKQPDLKNTLTIAVIFCILMYVAGLSYKIIGGTILVVIPLIVVLLLLITQTDLPIINNYQKNRIMAKIFSEDAEYSDDLRQQENSITAIGSGQLGGKGLNNNEVSSANKGKFVAESQNDFIFAVAGEELGFAGSCTLLLLLFGIVFECIRMGGRAKDLSGTLICCGMASLVAIQGFINIAVATGLFPNTGTPLPFVSYGLTSLWSLYIGMGLVLNVGLQNRTYPGGEKRYEYRAYRTRY